In Aquiflexum balticum DSM 16537, a single genomic region encodes these proteins:
- a CDS encoding glycoside hydrolase family 16 protein, with protein sequence MKQLIFPLVLFLIPFLSISQTQDFHRSFVEDFSEASSQYFRYGSTGNKSDFKYKMGVNSSIEPDTKVLSFKIDPLDSAGAGRGPEIISKSFTHFGSYAARLKVPEAKTVQPNVGAVVGYFTYHVDSIPGLSEIDFEWLLADPTVIYVGTWTGHRGELVRVGRTINMAEGIIYETSYRENHNGVRTPLTGMQNQPETIAAIPGFDASAGFYTYGFDWYPDRIQWWMLHPTSGEKIVLWDYQGTTRGIPQHRSLYRMNFWHTKDWSVETNPLSKEKPLHPYELEVDWMSYKPFDIGTN encoded by the coding sequence ATGAAACAACTGATTTTCCCCTTAGTTTTATTTCTTATCCCTTTCCTTTCAATTTCCCAGACCCAGGATTTTCATAGATCATTTGTGGAGGATTTTTCTGAGGCTAGCTCGCAATATTTCAGGTATGGCTCTACCGGAAACAAATCCGATTTTAAATACAAAATGGGTGTGAATTCTTCGATAGAACCAGATACTAAAGTGCTTTCCTTCAAGATAGATCCCTTGGACAGTGCAGGGGCGGGTAGGGGACCGGAAATTATATCCAAGAGCTTTACCCATTTTGGTTCTTATGCCGCTAGATTGAAAGTTCCCGAAGCAAAGACTGTTCAGCCCAATGTTGGCGCGGTGGTAGGTTATTTCACCTATCATGTCGACAGCATTCCCGGATTGAGTGAGATTGATTTTGAATGGCTTCTTGCCGATCCCACAGTTATTTATGTCGGCACTTGGACCGGACATCGGGGAGAATTGGTAAGAGTGGGCAGGACCATCAATATGGCCGAAGGAATTATCTATGAAACCAGCTACAGAGAAAACCACAACGGGGTAAGGACACCTTTGACCGGCATGCAGAATCAGCCGGAGACCATTGCCGCCATTCCGGGCTTTGACGCCTCAGCAGGATTTTATACTTACGGATTTGATTGGTATCCAGATCGTATACAGTGGTGGATGCTTCACCCTACCAGTGGTGAAAAAATAGTTTTGTGGGATTATCAGGGAACTACCAGGGGAATCCCCCAACACCGGTCCCTTTACCGGATGAACTTTTGGCATACCAAAGATTGGTCCGTGGAAACCAATCCCCTTTCTAAAGAAAAACCACTGCATCCATATGAATTGGAGGTAGATTGGATGTCCTATAAGCCTTTTGACATTGGGACAAATTGA